One Lagenorhynchus albirostris chromosome 7, mLagAlb1.1, whole genome shotgun sequence genomic window, AGGAGGGCCCCAAAAGGGAGGGGCCCTGAGCCCCACTCCCCAGACCAAGCCCCTGGACAGGTTTGCAGGGTGTGAAAGCTGGAGCAACTCATGCATTGTTGGTCAAGTAAAATGCAGAGCAGGACCCCAGGGTAGAAATGGCTTCAAGGTGTTTCTGGGTAGCCAAGGTCTCACAAGTCTTTGCATGTGGCACAGAAGTGGTGGAGAGCCTCAGGACTGAAAGGGTTACACAGATGGGGACAAGAAACCACTCTGGGAAAGCCTGCTTGTACCACTAACTGGGGACCAGGTGGGATGATGGAAATCTCAGGGGCGCCACATGGACCCTGGTGACCAGGGAAAACACCCTTGCAGTATCTCGGCATTATATAAGACCCTCGGGACTCAGCTGTGACCTTTGTGGAAAGAGAAGAAATCCCCAAATGACAAAAGATTATGTTTCTGGCACTCGGGCAAAATGGAGACTCAAAACAGAAGTTACATTCTTGTGATATTTCTTGCACATCTGAGATTTGTACCTGCTAGTCCAATTTCCTGAGCCCTTAGCCTCCTTCCCTATTGGGTGTGGGCACCACAAGGGAGGTCTCACTGACTGAAATCATCTCagcaagtacacacacacacactcacacaactCCCTACTCCCGGCTGCTGCAGCCTGACACAATGGGGCAAAAGCCTCAGACAGTAGCTCCAGCAGCTCATGCCAGCTAGGCTCCGTCACCCCTGTTGATTGTCTCAGggtccctctttccctcccctccccacaccgtttccctcaggaaaaaaaaaggcagcacagAACCAGCAAATACTTCATTGGAGACACACCAGACTCCACCTGCATCAACTCAGGATACCAGCCACCGCAGCCCCAGTCCCAGCCCCATCTGTCCTGCATCCCCCTCCCAGCGCAGTCCAGCCCAGATCCTGCCTCTGGGAAGGAAGCCCGAGCCCAGAGTTGCTGAGCTGCTGGGAAGATCTGGAGACTCAGCTTCCCCAGGATGGACTCCGTTTCCTTAGGAACGACGCCATGTCCTGAGAGGGCCTGGTCTCCCAGGGAAGGAATCCATGTCCTCAGGAGGGTTCCATACCCAGGGAAGGGTTCCACACCCCTGGGAGGGACTCCTTGGTCCTGAGGGGGCTCTGTGGCCCTGCACGGGCTCCAGTCCTGAAGATGCAGGAGGACTCCAGGCCCTCGGAAGTGTGCCAGGCCCCTGAAAGAGTTCCGTGTCCTTAAGAAAGACTCCATGTCCTCAAGAAATACAACTTGTCTCTTATCCCTGggaggactccatgctcccaggaAGAACCCAAGGAAGGGCTCTCTGCCCCGGGGAAGAGTTCACGTTCCCCAAGGGCAGCCCAAAGCCCCTCTCAGCTGGCACAGATGCTGCTGACAGTGGCCCCTCCCGGGCCCACAAGGCCCAGCTCCTCCTGCTCATTGATGCACAGCTGGTAACCGCAGCCCCGGGCCCGGGCTCCAGATGGGACCTGGTGGTCAGTCTTGGCACGAGGGGGCAGCAAGAAGCCCACACTGCCAGCGATGAGCATATGCCAAATGCTGTGAATGTAGAAGTAGTTGTCTCGAGTCTCCACAAAAGCATAGAGCAGGATGGCACTGCCCGCGATAAGGCTGCCTGGGCACAGGTAGAAAAGCCAGCGGCGCCACGTGGGCGGGTAGCAGTGCCGGCGGCGGACGCTGCGTACTGTCTGGGGGAGGCAGAGAAGTGGGGCTCAGGAACGCGAGGCCTTGGAACCCAAGCCACTGCTGGTCACTCTCAGGCTTCCCCTGAGCCCTGGTGGTGACCTGAAGGCATCTGCCAAGACTGGAGTGCAGCGCTGTGAGCAGCACAGTGATGACGACAGGGTCCCAGCCCACCTTAAACTGAGAACCAGATACCCAAGTCCCTGCACCCAAGTCCTGCTGggacctccccgcccccagccctcccaACCTTACCCAGGCTGTGGCCAAGATCCCCAGGGCAAAGAGACTGGGTCCAAGCAGGTTCCAGAGTCCATGCCGGTCAAGCTGCAGAGCCATGGACAGCAGCATAGCCCCCAGCAAGTACAGCACCTAGAGAAAGAGGTCTCCAGGGGCTGGGCCGGGATGGAGAGGCACTTGGCAATGCCCCCAGGAGAGATCGGGAAGTGGATTTCAAGTAGACTGTGGCTATGGTTGTCCCCCAGGGCCCACTCTGCACTGACCTGCTTGACCACAGGCTGTAAGCGAGCCATGGCAATGACAGTGACCCACACGGACATTAAAGAGCCCAGGAAGTCACAGAACTGCAGCACGTCGTAGTCCATGATGCAGAAAACCACAATGCCTGGCTGGTCACAGGCATGGTAGAACTGGAGGAAGAGAGGACAGGCATTGAGAGAACTTGCGGCAAAGGTCCAGGTCTACAAAACTGGAGAAAGAGGCCATAGGGGTGGCGTGCTGCTGTCAGAAAAGCGGAAGTCAGAGGGCACAGACTGAGCAGAACTGGGAAATGCCCAACTCCCCACCCCTAAGAAGAATGTGGTAGGGAGGCCCGGTCTGTGTCTTAGGCTGTACGTATCTGGCAGCCCTGAGCCTCGTCCTCACCTTCCTAATCTTCCTGCTTCTGGAATGTGCTGTGAGAGCACCAAGCCAAGGGATCCAGGTCTCTCAAGCTGAGGTCAATCCTTGCCTGTATCCCCTTGTGCTCGTGTGGGTCCCACCTGTAATCCTGGCCCAAGCTCTGAGGCTGGAATCTGGCCTCTTGGCCAATCCAGACCCCAAGCCCTGTCTGTTAGCTCAGACTCTGAGTCATGCTTCACCTTCAGACCTTGCACTAATTGGTCCTCTGCATCCTCTCCCACCCAATGCCATGGGGGAAGCGGGGGGGACGGTGAGAAAAAAGGCAGAGTCCCTAAAGCCAGGGAAAAGAGCATGGCACTTTACACCACGGGAAGAACACAGGAAAGGGACAGTGCTCACCTACCCTACACCATGGGGAACACAGCAAAGAATAGGGTATTGAGGAGCTTAAAGGtggggtgcaggggacacagtggAACTGGAACAAGCTATACTGGGCACCCCAATTAAGGAACCAAGCTCTGCCATCAGCCCTTGGGTCTGTGGTCGCAATCCCTGTGCCCCGCTGGATAATGCTATCAGGACCTCTGGCAGCCTGCATTCCCTTATTGTGAAAACAGTGACCCAGGGATAACCTGAGTTCAAGTTTATTTTGTCTTGGAACATTTGCTGTCACCTTTCTTTGAACTTCTGTGTAGAATTTAGGTAATTTGAGTACTTACTGATGCTAAACACTAAGGCCATGGATGGTTTCAAGAATATCTGGTGCAGAGATGCAGGAACACGCTTCCTTCTATATCATGTGCCTTACGAGCCCACCCAAAGAAAATAGACTGGGCAAGGTCTCTGAAGACAAACAGCTCTGACCGAGAACAACCATCACAGTGGCATGCTCACTTCTCCCATCTCCCAGTATCGCccctgctctgtgtcaggaagAATGGGTTATTATGGTAATGAAAGCAGGgttaagaaaaattatgaagctataatgggaaagaaaaaggttttgaccTATGTAAACTTGACCAAAATCTACTCATTGGAGCTGAGTTCAAGACACGCCAGCAGATTTTAGGGGATCAAAAAAGTCTCTTAAGATTCTGTGAATCAATCTGTTTGACCTCTGTCCCCTGTACTTTACCCCAGGTCCTCAgggagccatggctactgagagCACCTCTTGAGAGGAGAAACAACTCAGTGTAGTTGCCAGGATTGGGCTGAAATGCATCAGGCTGAACCGAAGCTGGGGCAGGAAGGCTGTGCTATACCATCCAAAGGCAGCCTTTGAAGTGTCTTGATCACTGACTGGAGGGATCCTTTAGGCACTACTTTCAGCCcacatcagtttcttcatcattcCATCAAAAGGCAACCCTAAGTCACAAGGGCTCTGAGCCCAAAAGAGAGACAGCCTTACAGACCTTAGTGAGACAGGTATCCAGGCCTCCAGAGGCACGGCTCTGGGTGTGGGTAGGGAGAGGGCAGGGATATCCAGCCCACAGCTGAGGAGAGAGATAGCAGAGCAATATCACAGTTTCACTCACTGGCAGCAGTGGGGTCTCAGCAACTTCTGGGGAAAATGAAAATGGGAGAACCTAGTCTCCTGTTTGAATGAGTCAGAGCTGAGAACGAGAAGGTGGAGGCGAGGTCAGGAAGAAGAGTTCAGGGAAAAGGAGCACTATATCCCGAACTCATAGCACAAACCATGACACCCCAACCTCACTGAAACAGCAGCGACCTTAGGGAAAGCAGGTGGGAAGCTGAAGCAGGGCTGCTGTGAAAGCTGACAGAAGCCAGCCCAGATGCAGAGCTGCCACCAACAGGATGGGAAAACAGACTCAAAAGTTTAGTCTTGAGAgacaaagaatgagaaagaaattgCTAATGTTTCTTTTGAACCTGTTGAAGATTTCATCCAGTCATTCAAATTGCAAAATGTGTAACTTCAACCAACAGAGGGGAAAGGGTGAATAACATAAGGGCAGGGACAAGCTAGgagtttagaaaaagaaaaataaatgaaaaagaaaactcagggaTATTAATTGATATTGGGAAACCTTGGGTTTGATTCCTTCGCATTTTAAACTGCCAAGTCTTAAACTTGTGTAcctatcctctttctttcccttcacttTGGAGGTAAAGAATGTTGTCCCTTCAGGAAGAGACTGCTCTGGAATTatcatgtttttttggttttttgctttgttttcttttgtttgcggtacgcgggcctctccctgttgtggcctctcctgttgcagagcacaggctccggacgcgcaggctcagtggccgtggctcacaggcccagccgctccacggcatgtgggatcttcccggaccggggcacgaacccgtgtcccctgcatcagcaggcgcactctcaaccactgcgccaccagggaagccctatcatgtTTTAAGTGAGTATCCCAGGCTTTTCAGAGGGTTCATAAGTTTGGGGACATAAATCCctcttttatattattaaatagaGAAAATGAGTTCTTACTGGGAAACTTGGAGAGACTTTTCATGTGGGTCCATTTAATGTTTGAATATGCctcaaaggtttatttttttaattattattatttttttttgtggtacatgggcctctcactgttgtggcctctcctgttgcggatgcgcaggctcagtggccatagctcacgggcccagctgctccgcggcatgtgggaccctcctggaccggggcacgaacccgcatcccctgcattggcaggcggactcccaaccactgcgccaccagggaagccctcaaaggtttattttttaattctttctcttaTATGTGATTAATTGGGAACTAATTTGGTTCCTAAACAAATCAATATTTTGgcctttttctatttctctacctCCAAGACCAGATATACATACTACTGCTCACTAAATTACCCAATACTGTTTTatgatttggattttattttaaagcattaacTTTACCTTTCACACTTCACCAAGCACTTGTTTCATATGCCTGACTTTCAGGTATATAGAAGGAAATGCCCAAACACTTCTGGAAGAGGGACTTGTAATAAATCTTTCAATCTCAGATAAGAGAGGATAAATACcgcagaaaaaaagcaaagctgaATCACCTAACATTGAAGACAcatctaagaaaataattaattgaaGGTTTATTTCCTCCTAGGAATTTCTACATTGTTAAAAAGAGTGGGGAATAATGGAGAGATCGTCTCTGGAGTGGAGAGGTTTTGGGGGATATCATCTCTCTAATCTTCTATGACTGATTATTCTACAAGTATACTAGAAGGTCAAAGAGATTAAGGTTGTAGAAAACCCTTAGGGGTAGAGTTAAATTAAAACTGCAGtgtggggactttcctggtggtccagtgggtaagactccgtgctcccaatgcaggggacctgggttccatccctggtcaggcaagtagatcccacatacatgccgcaactaagaagtccgcacgctgcaacaaagatcccacgtgccacaactaaggcccggtgcagccaaaataaatcaataaatattaaaaaaataaaaataaataaaactgcagtGTGAGGTGACCAACACGATCTACATTTCACCAATCCTATCTGGCTACTGTCACTGCTGAATGTCCAAAAATGCCATCAGTAAAGTCCATCATCGACTCCCTCCCGGGGCACACTGTGCTAGGGAAACCCGCCAACAACCTGTGGCAGCTTGCTTCATTGAAACTCCTCAACCCGGAGGAGACAGCATCTTGTCATCATATATTCTAGGCATATGTTTGTCTCTTCTGCCTGCTGTGCTTCAGCCAGCTTTACTCTTCATGGAGCAGGAGCCATTATCGATTGCCATGGCACCCATTCAGCACCATCCTTAACCAGGACGCACAATTCATAGTAAATGAGGCAAAGCAAATTGCTCACCACCATAGACTTCACTGGTGTAACCATTTACCCATCACCTAGAAGCAACTGGCTCAACCGAAAGCTGGAGTGGGCTACTGAAGGCTAAGTTATAGTGGCACCTGGGAAACTCTACCCTGAAAGTCTGGAATACTCTCCTATATGTTTGGCACACAGTATGTGCCCAGTAAATTTTAGTCACCTTACAGTCATCTTATACTTTATGCCATGTATATTCATGGGAGAATATCCCCACACTAATAAACTTTCccttatgcaaaaaaaaaaaaatatatatatatatatatattgcactATTGTCTCACTGAAAATTGTGGACTAATTTTTACATTAGTATTCCTTTTGtcatcagcaataaaaagaagtgGTGAAATAACACAAAAAGATTGGgagatttaagaaaagaaattcagactACTAACTAGTTTCTATTAGTATAATCTAATTTGACACCTTCCTCAGCTTTGGACATTTCTTTACTTACAAggtaattttggaaaattatactaagttgtttttctctgtggaattttatacttttataacaTAACTATACAGTTTGTCTAACGCTCCAAAACAGAGTATCCTGGcactagagaatttaaaattgaAGATGCAAATATATTCAATCCATACAAAGATTAGGATATTTGTACTCGGGACAGAATGAAACTTCCTGCTGTTCTCTTATTTTCTGCTTCCGTTTCCTCTTGGAAACAGTCATGGGATTTTGCCAAGGGCCACTGAGAATTACTTGTGCTGGTGTGAGGAACAGAAGAGGTAATGAGGAGGTGGGCTTGCAGTCAGGATCTCAGCAATCGACAAGGAAGGCTGCAGGGGCCCCAGGATGTCAGCTCTGTCTGGGTCTTTGGGGATCCAATTATGAGGACTCCTCTAGCACTGTAAAGGACATGTGGCTTGAACTGTATGAGTCAGAGGTGCACAACCGCAATGTCTGATATATTTTCCCTGTGATTTCCTGTATTTGGTTTGGTTATATTTCCTGACCTTTTGATTggctctttttatcttttaagaatTTGAGAACTACTAAAGTGAGGTCGTTAGTATTTCCACGTACTCCAGGACTTCTGAGAAACTGAAGTCAGGTTAGAAATGTATCAATGCACGCTCACTGCCCTATGCAAAGGGAACACTACAGCTCAGTGATTACATGAGAGGGATCTGGAGGCAGGCCGAGTGTGAAGTTTGGTTCTACCACTCACCTCAGGCCTTAGGCAAAGTATGTAaacttttctcatctgcaaaaaaagggataataataatagcaataccTATTATTACAGTGCTATGGGGAGGATTCGATGAGCAGTGTCTGACACACAGCATGTATTCAGTAGACGTTGTTTTTCTGTTATAGTTATCTGAACTGTCGGCTACCTACAAAATCAAGTGCTGGGTTTGTggcttgctttgttttgctttttctacttatttacattttgcattttaaactCCTGAAGAACAAAGCTACTGTCTGCTCCCAGGCCCTGGGTAGGAACTGACACACTACTCCCAGGTGTAGACTGTCCTGGATTTGAAGACAAGGAAGAAGACTGTCGCCTACCATACTGGTGCTGATACCTGCAATATGAAAGATGGGTCCTTAAATGGAGACTGCTGAGGAATGAAATAAgtctaaacaaaataaagaagaggaaagagtgaCAACAGGAAACCTGCCTGTGAAAAATGAATCACAAGTAGCTCTACACTTTGGCACGTGTGGAAAAAGAACAGGAGTTAGAGCACGACTTTAGGCAACACCTCAGAGCCAGTATCTTTTCCTTGATCATTTGCTTACTGCCTTATTTAAGAAAGTGGAAGCACTGTATGTGGTGCCAGGCACTTTCGACTCCCCCAGTGTTCCTACTAGGGGAAGGTCTTGTCTTTTCAGGATGATATGCCATCAAATCCAGAAGATAAGAAGTCATCTGACACTGAATACCCTGAAGCCAATGCCCAGGATGCTTTGTGAAGTGCAGGAGAATGGATAGGCTCTCCTCACACGCTCCAGGCTCCTGACACACTTAGGTGTTCTTACTAATTGTGAACCACATTAGATCTGCACATAACCAAGAGTGCGCTGGTGAAAGAGCTGTTGCTAGGGAATTTGGTGAGCAACAATATAAAAAGGATcttgaaactaaaaaaaagagagagagagaaacaatgtTGAATACAAAAACAGAGTGGGGCATTGTCAGAGCAGGTCTAAAAAGGGGACCAGTCAAACAAAACTGAGGTGTGCTGTTCTCATGCAGCTTAAGTGGCCAAGGTCCTGCTACATGGCTCGGTTACAGCCCACTGTTCCTCACCTGTGGAGAAATAACCAGGGCCCTAGAACATGACTCAGTTTCAGGACATTTGCCCCTCACTTTCTCCTAGATGATAAGTAggatttttgtaatttggataTATGTCTGATCTATTAATACTGGACAACAGAGAGGCATGTATTGGTTTTTGTGATATCCTTGTTGCTAAGACATGTGGAAAAGTCTGAATCCATCTAAGATGTTTGCAGTGCTCATAGGCAGGCACTGTACATCACAAGATACCAAGAGCCCAGGGATGAGATGAAAAGATCCCTAGATGTAGTATCTCAGGGGATTTGTGTAGACACAATTCCAAATTGTAGGTCAGAGTTTCTCAGCCAGTGTGTTGAGGTAAAGGTCCCCTCAGCCCTTAGAGTGGACAGGCAGGGTGCGGGTCGCTGGAGACCCCACACTGTCTCCAGTGACTGTTATCTTAAGCCGCAAACAGCCTTGCTCATATATCCCAATGTGCCTTATAAAAATTATCACGTTCGCATGCCATGATACGAAGCGGTCAGGAAGCACTGCTGTACAGTGAAGAGGAGACATTATCATACCATGAAGGTGTAGACATCCCCAAACCCCGTGGTGGAAATGTACACTCTAACCCACCACCACGGATAAGGACTCGGTGAAAGACACAGACGCCACCGCATACCGTGGAGAAGAACATGGTGAAGGTGTAGACAGCCGCTTCCAGCACATATCGGCTCCGAATGGCCAGGACCACGGGGGGCAAAAACATGAGGTTGCTCAGGCAGAGCAGTAACGTGGACAGAAGCTGGAATCCGTAGGTGAGCGCATCCGCACTGTCGGTGCAGCCCCATCCCCGCCATCCTGCGGATGGGAGGGGCACAGGGTGGAAGAGGTGAGAAGGCAGCGCGGGCTTCAGCAGATACTTCCGCTGGTGGTCTCTGCTCAAGCCCGACGCCAAGGCCAGAGGAGGCTGGTCCCACCCtgaccccgccccccccaaaccCGGCTACTGAGGGTGCCGCCTCCCTTCCGACCGCCCCGGGTGGGGTCCCTCGCCAACCCAGCCGGCTCACCGGCCTTGCACTCGCAGGCCGCGTACAGGTAGTTATGCGTGCGCAGCAGCTTGCACTGGCCGTAGGGCCCGCAGTCGTCCACGCACGGGGACAGGAAAGTGCGCAACCGCACCTCGGCCGTCGCGTTCCGGCACCTCACGAACCTGCGCACAAACTGCCAATCAACCGGGCCCGGGCGCAGCcgtgccccgccccgccccgccgcgccccgccccgctcACCGAGGCCCCACCCCGCAGAGGGAGCGCAGGGTCAGGAACCAGGTCCCCGTCTGCGGGAACGGGATTCGCAGCCTGGCCACTCGGGAGGTGGCACTGACCGTGAGGAGGAAGCCGGCCAGGGACtctgaggggagaagggaggagtcAGTGTGGGGTCAGGACCTAAAGAACCCTCACCCGCCTGCCCCCAGTTCCCAGACGCCCTAGCCCATCCTTCCTCCAtacccacccccctgcccccgacTTCCAGCCCCCACTCCTTCCCCGGTTCCTCACTCCACCTTTGGAACAAGTCATTGCTGCATCCCCCAGGCTCAAGGGCACCTCGTGAGTCAGGCATCCGAACACTGTCACATTTTCCTGGCGCAGGGAGCTCTGGGCAGGGCGGGTATAAAGATGAGGCGGCCACACCCTCTAAGTCCTCCCACCAGCACCCCCGCCAGACTCCTCCACCTCTTAACCCCTCCCCAGAAACCCCTCCAGGCCCTCACTGGACATCCCATTCCTGCAGGTGCTCTCCACACGGAagcaccctccccacccctcacctcctCGTTCTTACAACAAAAAAACGGAAACACCAGATCTTCCACAGCAGAGATCTTTCAAAGACTGATGAGAAGGCAAGGCCACTTCTGAGTCCTTTCTTTGGGAAGAATTGTTTAAATTCTGTCTAGGCAAGAGACAACACCCACTTTTTCAGTCCTATCTAGCttgatggggggaaggggaagagcaCTGTTGCTGGATGTAGACACTAGTTGTAAACAAAGGTGATTGTAAGGTTTGTCAGTCATCTTCACATCTTCACCTTGGCCTTGAAGGTGGGAGGCATGTAAAGAAATGCACTCTTCCTCAGGTGAAATAATTCTAGGTACTGAGCAGTGGTAATAGAACGCCTATGGGATTAAATGTAGCAAGCTGGCTGAGATTAAaagaaactggatatccataggAGTAAAGGGAAAGGGTTGTCTACAAGAATAAAGGTAACAGGATGCCATAAGCTCACCTCATTCAAGAAGGATTTGAGGCAgcttattaaatacatataacaggataaaataaatacatgagggAAATTTACAAATCTGTCCCTAGATGTGGGCCATATATTTGCTGACTTCCAAGCAACCAAAGCAAGGAAGGAAACGTGAGTTACCACATTTGTGAGTCCACAAGATAAAAGTTAGAGTCTCAGGAGAAGCACTGCACCCAAAAGGGTGGTTCTCAGTTAAATTCACATCAAAGAAGCACTGTGTGCTGCCCCACCTCCTATCCTTAGCTGCAAGAGTGAATTTCATACAACTTGTTCATAACTTCCCTCAATGCAAGCCCAGGGCTATATGCCAAAGTATTTTTCAGCAAAAGCCATTCTGGTGGGagccaaagaaaaaatgttttctaggtATGCAGTTCTCTGAGCCAAGTGTCCAGTTTTGACCCAAGGGAAAACATCAAAATACTTGAGGAAAAGATCAGAGTAGGTGTGCCAATATACCTTTCAGAATAAATAGAACAGGCTGTCTGAGGTGTGCAGCAGTGTCATAGCATGCAGATGGCTGGAATGTAAGCAGATGCCTTTTAGAGAAAATAGACAAGAATGCAGAGAAAGACAGGGCAAAGCAGCAGGGGAGGTGGGCCTCTCCTCTCAGGATACTAAGGAAGAGTCAGTATGGGTGGGGCTGGTCTCTGACATAGGCTCTATAGTTTCAAGGTCAAATCAAGACTTCACTGTCATTGCCCAAAGGCATGGCGATAAGCAAACACAAAACATATACAGTCTTAGCCATAACACAGAGAATTTGAGTATGAAAATAAGGAACATCTTGGGGTTGAAGAGTCAGCTCTGTCCTGACCAGGAGGATCACTAGAAAGTTCTGCGCCATGTCCCATAAAATACCGCCTCAAGACAGACCAGGTCTCAGGTGGGTGATAGGAAAATGATCCCTGCCCCAGAGCTGAGGGATAGTAAAGTTAAAAGGATTATTGGCTGAGGGAACAGTAGATAAATAATTAGATCAACGCCAACCCAAGACAGTTGCCAATGGCCTGACACAGGGTTCTGCCCTCGGCCCAGTCTTGTTCAGTGCTGAAAATAATGACTAAGAGGTTTAGAAGGCCAGCTTTTCAAGTGTGTGAATTACACAAAGCAGTGAAGATGCAAGGTCCAAACCAGTGTTAGGCAATGTCTCAAAGATAGACATAAATTCTTCCATTCAGGTTAAAAAGTGTGCTGCAAAAATATGAGATAGGTATTGGCAGCGGTTCACATGAACCAAGCTCAGGGCATGAAAATGTGCATGGTCCTTGGTTACAACTAGATAAACACATCAGTTAATGTGGATAAGGACTAGGAGGACATATACCAAAAAGCTAAGCAGTTGTGTTATGGAGGTGTCTTCCTCTATTTTCCGAAGCCTTTATATGTGatcctattatttttataataaaaaagtataCAATTGTTTTGaagcaaaaaaaggaagaaaaggaaaaagatccAGAGGTCTTAGTCCACCACAAGCCTCAGGTGATCCCACAGTGTGAGGCAGCAGCTGAAAGAGGTAACTTGATCTCAGGCTGCACAAATGCTGCCTGCCACCCAGGTCAGACCACCTTGGATCACTTAGTTCAGAGGCATGATGACCAGAAGTATGACCAGAGGAGACAGCAGAGGATGAGAAGTCTAAGATGCTGAGGCTGTTCAGCTTTGGCGAGGCTGAGAGGCATCCAAAGGGCTGTTAAAATTGGATAGGGAtgcaacaaatgtaccacaccaaTGCAAGACGTGAGTAATAGAGGACACTGTGTGGGGAAAGaggggaactctctgtactttcctcaattttctgtaagcctaaaactgctctgaaaaatgtctattaaaaaaaaaaaaaaaggacggggTAGACTACTGGATATAGCTTCTGGGGCAAAACAAAGGTCAGTGGGTAAAAATCCATGGAGGCAGACTTTGATGGAATGCCGAGAATGCCTCTAGCAATCAGAGTGGCCTCAAGAGGTGGTGAGCTCCCCATCACAGGAGATATGCGAAAAAAAGTAAACACCTGCCATAGAGAGAGGCCCTTAGTGAGTGGCAAGTAAGCCTATACAACTGGGAAAATCCAGACCGCTCAGCTGCCCTGACTGACCCAGCCCATGTGTAGTAAATACTCAGGGCATGTTTGTTGACCAGAATTGGGCTGAGGCATGGTCTCTAACCATGAAAGGTGAAAGCAACCTAGacaggctttctggaggaggtaaGGGCCCCTTCACCCCGACACCTTCCCCTTCGGGTTCCCCCAAAGGGCGACCTCCCCGCTCTCCACAAATAGTACCACGTTGAGCTGGAGCTCCAGGCTGAGGACGCCTCCGCTGTCCAGCACTGGCAGCAGCCTCAGGGCAAACACGGCTGGGCGTTCAGGGGGGAGGGCCACGCTGGGGCCAAAGAAGACGTAGAAGTGGACGGAGAAGGTGTCCAGCTCATTGCGCAGCGTCGGGCGCACTGGCCAGCAGTGCTCAGGTGGGGATGTGGCCCCGGGCCCCTCAGCAGGGGCCCCGAGGGATGACAGCTCTGGGGGCAGTGGCTGGTTGCCCAGTGACTGGGGCATGTTCATGGCAGCTCCGGGGACCAGGGCATGGGACAGGCTGGGCTGTGGGCACTCTGTGGGGCAGAGGAAATCAGAGCTGGGGCCTGCCGCCCTCACAGCCCTGCAGCCCCACCACATAACAAAGGGTGGGGAGGCTAAGAACTGGAATCGAATGTCCCTTTGGCGTCTGGCATC contains:
- the TMEM8B gene encoding transmembrane protein 8B isoform X4, producing MAQSLSRPLFLSRFGPWPPTPPSPRFPHRFQLRPGSQRMPRSGYQLRPPLQSLAWPPSQRLPLFHLLSQIPAQPLSQTHSQNLLKPGAQPLPLLRSPSQSLLPSHLLPLHKSQCPAQPNSLSQSLPSSLCLPRSLPLPSPLFHTLPLSQPRLRSGLQLPSALLLLLLLSVLGPGAGGLFLTDYSTCSPRKLSPFRSFASTELFHFHVPEDTFLAVWNLIIFKEQGGTFGDHCPDQSVTVYFRSGAPPVINPLHTHFPGDTAVPGVFSLTLSWTLPNRTSGIFNVSSPLPGDWFLAAHLPRTHGHISVKGLQDECQYLLQPQLIVRRLLDVAVLVPGRPSEQTLSLHNRSALYKVFVPSFTYRVSAQLVCVGGRGASACPLTLRLRPKAPPLHNSSSVACGGASVCQLELALPPWGHWVYVRVETPSRGPGRTVCFQLCVRLQECPQPSLSHALVPGAAMNMPQSLGNQPLPPELSSLGAPAEGPGATSPPEHCWPVRPTLRNELDTFSVHFYVFFGPSVALPPERPAVFALRLLPVLDSGGVLSLELQLNVSSLRQENVTVFGCLTHEVPLSLGDAAMTCSKESLAGFLLTVSATSRVARLRIPFPQTGTWFLTLRSLCGVGPRFVRCRNATAEVRLRTFLSPCVDDCGPYGQCKLLRTHNYLYAACECKAGWRGWGCTDSADALTYGFQLLSTLLLCLSNLMFLPPVVLAIRSRYVLEAAVYTFTMFFSTFYHACDQPGIVVFCIMDYDVLQFCDFLGSLMSVWVTVIAMARLQPVVKQTVRSVRRRHCYPPTWRRWLFYLCPGSLIAGSAILLYAFVETRDNYFYIHSIWHMLIAGSVGFLLPPRAKTDHQVPSGARARGCGYQLCINEQEELGLVGPGGATVSSICAS
- the TMEM8B gene encoding transmembrane protein 8B isoform X3, with the protein product MAQSLSRPLFLSRFGPWPPTPPSPRFPHRFQLRPGSQRMPRSGYQLRPPLQSLAWPPSQRLPLFHLLSQIPAQPLSQTHSQNLLKPGAQPLPLLRSPSQSLLPSHLLPLHKSQCPAQPNSLSQSLPSSLCLPRSLPLPSPLFHTLPLSQPRLRSGLQLPSALLLLLLLSVLGPGAGGLFLTDYSTCSPRKLSPFRSFASTELFHFHVPEDTFLAVWNLIIFKEQGGTFGDHCPDQSVTVYFRSGAPPVINPLHTHFPGDTAVPGVFSLTLSWTLPNRTSGIFNVSSPLPGDWFLAAHLPRTHGHISVKGLQDECQYLLQPQLIVRRLLDVAVLVPGRPSEQTLSLHNRSALYKVFVPSFTYRVSAQLVCVGGRGASACPLTLRLRPKAPPLHNSSSVACGGASVCQLELALPPWGHWVYVRVETPSRGPGRTVCFQLCVRLQECPQPSLSHALVPGAAMNMPQSLGNQPLPPELSSLGAPAEGPGATSPPEHCWPVRPTLRNELDTFSVHFYVFFGPSVALPPERPAVFALRLLPVLDSGGVLSLELQLNVSSLRQENVTVFGCLTHEVPLSLGDAAMTCSKESLAGFLLTVSATSRVARLRIPFPQTGTWFLTLRSLCGVGPRFVRCRNATAEVRLRTFLSPCVDDCGPYGQCKLLRTHNYLYAACECKAGWRGWGCTDSADALTYGFQLLSTLLLCLSNLMFLPPVVLAIRSRYVLEAAVYTFTMFFSTFYHACDQPGIVVFCIMDYDVLQFCDFLGSLMSVWVTVIAMARLQPVVKQVLYLLGAMLLSMALQLDRHGLWNLLGPSLFALGILATAWTVRSVRRRHCYPPTWRRWLFYLCPGSLIAGSAILLYAFVETRDNYFYIHSIWHMLIAGSVGFLLPPRAKTDHQVPSGARARGCGYQLCINEQEELGLVGPGGATVSSICAS